One segment of Natronosalvus halobius DNA contains the following:
- the mvaD gene encoding phosphomevalonate decarboxylase MvaD encodes MKATAMAHPIQGLIKYHGMRDDIERLPYHDSISVCTAPSHTRTTVEFSMDHDEDVYVVDGEELEGRGFERLEAVVDKARDMSDAAHTVYPVRIESENSFPSNVGLGSSSSGFAAAARALAEAADLDASLQDISTIARVGSASAARSVTGAFSQLYTGMNDEDCRSRRVPSNLHEELKIVVGLVPYHKETEDAHDEAADSHMFQARNAHIHGQIAKMRDALRNDDFDRAFELAEHDSLSLAATTMTGPEGWVYWQPATLAIFNKVRELREEEGIPAYFSTDTGASVYVNTTEEHAETVEEAIAETGVSTTTWGVGGPARLLEEEDDHLF; translated from the coding sequence ATGAAAGCGACGGCGATGGCCCACCCAATCCAGGGCCTGATCAAGTACCACGGGATGCGCGACGACATCGAGCGACTCCCGTATCACGACAGCATCAGCGTCTGCACCGCCCCGAGTCACACCCGCACCACCGTCGAGTTCTCGATGGACCACGACGAGGACGTCTACGTCGTCGACGGCGAGGAACTCGAGGGACGGGGCTTCGAGCGCCTCGAGGCCGTCGTCGACAAGGCCCGCGACATGTCGGACGCGGCCCACACCGTCTACCCGGTTCGCATCGAGAGCGAGAACAGTTTCCCCTCCAATGTAGGGCTGGGCTCGTCGTCGTCGGGCTTCGCGGCCGCGGCCCGCGCCCTCGCGGAGGCTGCTGACCTCGACGCCTCCCTCCAGGACATCTCGACGATCGCCCGCGTGGGTTCGGCCTCGGCCGCCCGGTCGGTAACGGGGGCGTTTTCTCAGCTCTACACCGGGATGAACGACGAGGACTGTCGCTCCCGGCGGGTCCCGAGCAATCTCCACGAGGAGTTGAAGATCGTCGTCGGGCTCGTCCCCTACCACAAGGAGACCGAGGACGCCCACGACGAAGCCGCCGACAGCCACATGTTCCAGGCACGAAACGCGCACATCCACGGCCAGATCGCGAAGATGCGCGACGCGCTCCGCAACGACGACTTCGACCGGGCGTTCGAACTGGCCGAACACGACTCGCTGTCGCTGGCGGCGACGACGATGACCGGCCCCGAGGGCTGGGTCTACTGGCAGCCGGCCACCCTCGCGATCTTCAACAAAGTACGCGAACTCCGGGAGGAGGAAGGCATCCCGGCGTACTTCTCGACTGACACCGGAGCGAGCGTCTACGTCAACACCACCGAGGAACACGCCGAAACCGTCGAGGAGGCCATCGCCGAGACCGGCGTCTCGACCACCACGTGGGGCGTCGGCGGCCCCGCGCGGCTGCTCGAGGAAGAAGACGACCACTTGTTCTAA
- a CDS encoding RDD family protein gives MESDTSTEKTLHLASWEDRFWAWLIDVLLVGAALSGLGEAVGTLSLVTGDLSFSPSFLGVNGLGIWLYWTALEGYNGQSAGKLVMNIAVTDERGDPIDYPTAALESFGKAFLLPLDALIGWIAMEGEYVRLFNRLSSTIVVEAPEEDEPSGVTYVPPE, from the coding sequence ATGGAATCCGATACGTCGACAGAGAAGACGCTCCACCTCGCGTCCTGGGAGGATCGGTTCTGGGCGTGGCTGATCGACGTACTCCTCGTGGGCGCGGCCCTCTCCGGTCTTGGCGAAGCGGTCGGGACGCTCTCGCTCGTCACCGGCGACCTGTCGTTTTCGCCCTCGTTTCTCGGCGTCAACGGCCTCGGGATCTGGCTTTACTGGACGGCCCTCGAGGGGTACAACGGTCAGTCAGCTGGCAAGCTCGTGATGAACATCGCGGTCACTGACGAACGCGGCGACCCGATCGACTACCCCACAGCGGCGCTCGAGAGCTTTGGGAAGGCGTTCTTGCTCCCGCTCGACGCGCTGATCGGCTGGATCGCCATGGAGGGCGAGTACGTGCGACTGTTCAACAGGCTGTCCTCGACGATCGTCGTCGAGGCTCCCGAGGAAGACGAACCGTCGGGCGTGACGTATGTCCCACCTGAGTGA
- the nth gene encoding endonuclease III, which yields MGTPLETRQEQATEVVDRLEREYPDSTISLRYSNRLELLIAVILSAQCTDERVNQETKELFATYETPEDYANAPQEELADALSSITYYNNKAKYIRTACEKIVDEHDGQVPDTMAELTDLPGVGRKTANVVLQHGHDVVEGIVVDTHVQRLSRRLGLTEEEYPERIEQDLMAIVPDGNWQQFTHLCIDHGRAVCSARSPDCEACVLADICPSERGDSEIDLASGEPW from the coding sequence ATGGGAACCCCTCTCGAGACTCGCCAGGAGCAAGCCACCGAGGTGGTCGACCGCCTCGAACGCGAGTACCCCGACTCGACCATCTCGCTTCGATACTCGAACCGCCTCGAGTTGTTGATCGCGGTGATCCTCTCGGCACAGTGTACCGACGAGCGCGTCAACCAGGAGACGAAGGAGCTCTTCGCGACCTACGAGACGCCCGAAGACTACGCGAACGCTCCCCAGGAGGAACTCGCCGACGCCCTCAGTTCGATCACCTACTACAACAACAAGGCGAAGTACATTCGCACCGCCTGTGAGAAAATCGTCGACGAACACGACGGCCAGGTCCCCGACACCATGGCCGAACTCACGGATCTCCCTGGCGTCGGTCGCAAGACGGCGAACGTCGTCCTCCAGCACGGCCACGACGTGGTCGAGGGCATCGTCGTCGACACGCACGTCCAGCGGCTCTCGCGACGACTCGGCCTGACCGAGGAGGAGTATCCCGAGCGAATCGAGCAGGATCTGATGGCGATCGTTCCCGACGGAAACTGGCAGCAGTTCACCCACCTCTGCATCGATCACGGGCGCGCGGTGTGTTCGGCTCGGTCGCCCGACTGCGAGGCGTGCGTCCTCGCCGATATCTGTCCGTCGGAGAGGGGGGACAGCGAGATCGACCTGGCGTCTGGCGAACCGTGGTAA